From one Electrophorus electricus isolate fEleEle1 chromosome 20, fEleEle1.pri, whole genome shotgun sequence genomic stretch:
- the mxra8a gene encoding matrix remodeling-associated protein 8a yields the protein MPGLNHAGVRAVQASLLIQIAVSSFGTTVLGQSDGSSVVVAMYNISAPQGSQTVLQCYSQRMVWTQDRLKDRQRVVHWDLFRSTPDYAMERILDMFSTGDQRIYNAYNQERISMPKSAFQDGNFSLVIKNVETSDRGIYSCNLHHHYCHLYESIKVQLNVTKSARKERRFWDGQKAVYVVLAGSTVVLPCVNRRPIWTESNSEEEQQQVVHWDRQGPGVRHDRADRLVDLYASGERRHYGPLFIQRKMNISTTAFSRGDFSLTISDLQPADKGLYSCHLHHHYCGLHERRIFQLNVGPPVPLEATHTPYSLPKEDPMTKAVEMPPHVINVILPEHRGHFLQQLGYILATLLLMALIILAIVLLTCRRKARALEYDPRVTAKSELPTVKFISHQCRLSKNYERDVPEVKMCNQDEAKCEFKNNLLKEAEMSKCSSPKVIDLDRDLQKSWK from the exons ATGCCGGGATTGAACCACGCAGGTGTGCGCGCTGTCCAGGCGTCGCTCTTGATTCAAA TTGCTGTGTCATCTTTCGGCACTACCG TGCTAGGCCAGAGTGATGGCAGTAGTGTGGTGGTGGCCATGTACAATATCAGCGCCCCACAAGGGTCCCAAACGGTACTGCAGTGTTATAGCCAGCGCATGGTGTGGACCCAGGACCGCCTGAAAGACCGGCAACGCGTGGTCCATTGGGATCTGTTCCGCAGCACTCCTGACTACGCCATGGAGCGCATCCTGGACATGTTTTCCACTGGAGACCAGCGCATCTACAACGCCTACAACCAGGAGCGGATCAGCATGCCCAAGAGCGCTTTTCAAGATGGAAACTTCTCACTAGTTATCAAGA ATGTGGAAACGAGTGACAGAGGCATCTACTCCTGCAACCTCCACCATCACTACTGTCACCTATATGAGTCCATCAAAGTGCAACTCAATGTCACCAAATCAG CGCGTAAGGAGCGGCGTTTCTGGGACGGGCAGAAGGCAGTGTACGTGGTCCTGGCAGGCAGCACGGTGGTGCTGCCCTGCGTCAATCGCCGGCCCATCTGGACGGAGAGCAACAGTGAGGAGGAGCAGCAACAGGTGGTGCACTGGGACCGGCAGGGCCCAGGGGTCCGGCATGACCGCGCTGACCGCCTCGTTGACTTGTATGCGTCAGGAGAGCGCCGTCACTACGGGCCGCTCTTCATCCAGAGGAAGATGAACATCTCAACCACGGCATTCTCACGTGGGGACTTCTCACTCACCATCTCAGACCTGCAACCCGCTGACAAGGGCCTGTACTCCTGCCATCTCCACCACCACTACTGTGGCCTGCATGAGAGACGCATCTTCCAGCTAAATGTCGGCCCGCCCGTCCCACTGGAGGCCACGCATACTCCCTACTCTCTGCCCAAAGAAGACCCCA TGACAAAAGCGGTGGAAATGCCCCCTCATGTCATCAATGTTATCCTGCCAGAGCACCGAGGTCActtcctgcagcagctgggatACATCCTGGCCACCCTTCTCCTGATGGCCCTCATCATCCTGGCCATTGTCCTCCTCACCTGCCGACGGAAGGCTCGAG CCTTGGAATATGATCCACGTGTGACTGCGAAATCAGAACTGCCTACTGTGAAATTTAT AAGCCATCAATGCCGTTTGAGCAAAAACTATGAGAGAGACGTTCCAGAGGTGAAGATGTGCAACCAGGATGAGGCAAAGTGTG AGTTCAAAAATAACCTTCTAAAAGAGGCTGAGATGTCCAAATGTTCCTCCCCTAAGGTCATCGACTTGGACAGAg ACTTGCAGAAGTCATGGAAATGA